A stretch of DNA from Pseudonocardia hierapolitana:
CTTGAACAGGTCGACCCCGTCGCCCTCTCCCTCGCCCGCGCCGCGCTCGGCGGTCTCCGCGGGGGGCTCTGCGGGCTCAACGGCGGACGGACCGGCGTCCTGCTGGGGCACCTCGCTCGTCTCGGGCGCGTTCCACTCCTGCTGCGGGACAGCGCGGGTCTCCTCGCCGGGCCGCTGCTGCCCCTCAGGCGGGGCCCCCCACCCGCCTTGCGGCTGCTGCTGGCCCCACGCGGGCTGCTCGGCAGGCTGCTGCGGCGCACCATGTGGTGGCTGCGGTCCCTGTGGCGTACTCATCGCGGGCCTTCCCCCTGGAGACGTGCGGTCGGGCGATCAAAGCACAGGCCCTGTGACGGGCACAGAGCCGGTCGGACCTTCGCCCCGCTCATCCGGCACCGACCGCGACGACCCCGCGGCGGATCGTCGAGATCGCCGTGGCTGCCGCCCGGCCGACCCCGCTGCCCCGTCCCGCGACGGCCGTGATCTGGTCGAGAAGGTCCAGCACCTGCCGGCACCAGCGCACGAAATCGCCCGCCGAGAGCTCCACCCCGTTCTGCTCGGCGGCGGTGAGCACGGCGGCGAGGGACTCCCCGCGCGCCCAGCGGTGCATCGGCCAGGCGAAACCGAGGTCCGGCTCACGGGTCCGTTCGACTCTGTGCCTGCGCTCGTCGCCCTCCAGCTCAGCCCACACGCGCACGGTGGTCGCAAGCGCATCGGACACCGCTCCCGAGGGCACCCGCGGCATCGGCCCGTGGTCGCGGCGCGACTCGTACACCAGCGCGGACACCACCGCGGCCAGTTCGGCCGGCTCCAGGCCGTCCCACGCGCCGTGGCGCAGGCACTCCGCCGTCAGCAGGTCGGACTCGCCCCACAACCGCGACAGGCGCTCGCCGTGCTCGGTGACCCGCTCCCCGTCGAGGTAGCCGCGCTCGGCGAGGAGCGCGCGGATCCGGTCGAACGCGCGGGCGAGGGAGTGGGTGGTGGCGCGCACCTTCTGCCGCAGCTGCTCGGTGTCGCGCTCCAGCCGCGCGTACCGCTCGGCCCACCGGGCGTGGGCCTCGCGGTCGGTACACCCGTGGCAGGGGTGGGCGCGCAGCGCCCGGCGCAACGTGGCGAGCTCGGGGTCGTCGATGGCGCCGCCGCGGGACCGCCGGCGCTGGCTCGGGGGCGCGACGATCCCCGTGTTGCGCAGCGACGAGGCGAGGTCGCGCCGCACCCGCGGGGCGCGGTGGTCCACCCGCTTGGGCAGCCGCATGCGGCCCAGCGGCTCGACCGGCGCCGGGAAGTCGGCAGCGGAGAGCCGACCCGCCCAGCGGTCCTCGTTGAGCACGAGCGGGCGCGGGTCGCCGTCCGCCCCGATTCCGGGGTCGAGCACAACGGCGAGGCCCGCGCGGCGCCCGCCCGGTACGGCGATCACGTCACCCGGCCGCAGCGTGCGCAGCGAATCGGCGGCGGCCTCGCGCCGCTCCGCCACGCCCTGCCGCGACAGCGCCTTCTCCCGCTCCGCCACCCGCCTGCGCAGCGCGGCGTACTCGCGGAAGTCGCCCAGGTGGCACTCCAGTGACTTCTCGTACCCCTCGAGCGCCTCCACGTTGCGTTCGATCCGCCGGGCCAGGCCCACCACCGACCGGTCGGCCTGGAACTGCCCGAACGACTGCTCCAGGAGTTCCCGCGCGTTCTCCGTGCCCAGCCGCCCCACGAGGTTGACGGCCATGTTGTAGCCGGGCCGGAACGAGCTGCGCAGCGGGTAGGTGCGGGTGGAGGCGAGCCCGGCGACCTGCTCGGGATCGACGCCCGGCTGCCAGACGACGACGGCGTGGCCCTCCACGTCGATGCCGCGGCGACCCGCCCGGCCCGTCAGCTGGGTGTACTCACCGGGGGTGAGCTCGGCGTGCGACTCGCCGTTGTACTTGACCAGCCGCTCCAGCACGACGGTGCGGGCGGGCATGTTGATCCCCAGCGCGAGGGTCTCGGTGGCGAACACCGCCCGCACCAGACCGCGGACGAACAGCTCCTCCACGGTCTCCTTGAACGCCGGCAGCATCCCGGCGTGGTGGGCGGCGATGCCACGCTCGAGGGCGTCGCGCCATTCCCAGTACCCCAGCACGGCCAGGTCGGCCTGGGGGAGCTCGGCGGTGTGCCGATCGATCGTGCGCCGGATCTCCTCGACCTCGTCCTCGGTGGTGAGCCGCAGCCCCGACCGCACGCACTGGCCGACCGCGGCGTCGCACCCGGCGCGGCTGAACACGAACGTGATCGCCGGCAGCAGGCCCGCCCGGTCGAGCCGGTCGATGACGGTGGTGCGCGACGGCGGGCGGAACCCGGTGCGCCGGGACGGGCCGGTGCGTCCCCGGCCACGCGCCCCGCGGTCCCACTGCGCCATGGCGCTCTGCCGGTCCAGCTCGCGCGTGTGGCGGACGAGATCCGGGTCGACCTTCAGCTCGCCCGCCGCCGACTCGCCCGCGAACAGGTCGAGGAGCCGGTTGCCCACCATCATGTGCTGCCACAGCGGCACCGGCCGGTGCTCGTCGACGACCACGGTGGTGTCCCCGCGCACGGTGACCAGCCAGTCGCCGAACTCCTCGGCGTTGCTGACGGTGGCCGACAGGCTCACGAGCGAGACGTGCTCGGGCAGTTGGAGGATGACCTCTTCCCATACCGCGCCGCGGAACCGGTCGGCGAGGTAGTGCACCTCGTCCATCACCACGTAGCCGAGGTGCTCCAGCTGCCGGGAACCGGCGTAGATCATGTTCCGCAGCACCTCGGTGGTCATCACGACCACCTGGGCGTCGCCGTTGATCGCCTGGTCACCGGTGAGCAGCCCGACCGCGGACGCCCCGTGGCGCTCGACCAGATCGCCGTACTTCTGGTTGGACAACGCTTTGATCGGCGTCGTGTAGAAGCACTTCTGCCCCTGGGCCAGCGCGAGGTGCACGGCGAACTCGCCCACGACCGTCTTGCCTGCACCGGTCGGAGCGCACACGAGCACGCCGTGACCGTCCTCGAGAGCGGCACAGGCGGTGTGCTGGAACCCGTCGAGCTCGAACGGGAGCGTCTGCGCGAACTCGGCGAGCCGGGGACGGGCGGCGCGGCTCCGGGCGGCGGCGTAAGCATCCGCGGGAGCAGACTTGCTGCTGGCCACGATCCCAGGTTTCCACATCGCCGGCAGGCGAGGTCGACCTGGTGATGGAGTGGCGGCCCCGGATGCTAGGCGGACTGCCGCATCGCGCTGCTCAACCGCAGGTGCGGGCCCGCCTCCTCGCCCCGGCTCATGCGCTGCAGGGTGCGACCCAGCAGCACCTGGGCAAAGGCGTCGGCCGGGTGCTCGGCAACCAGCTCCTCCAGCGCCGCGCGGGCCCGTCCCAGCTGCGCGGACGCGTACCAGGCACGGGCGGCCAGCAGCCGCACCGAGCGGTCGCGCCCGTGCTCGGCGAGCAGCGGGCGGAGCAGGACAAGCGCACCGAGCGGGTCGCGCTGCTCGAGCAGCGACTCCGTCCACCGGTAGCGCTCGACCTCGGCCGGCACCGGACGGCGTTCGCCGCCGTCCGCGAGGAACTCCGCGATCACGGCCGGTGGCTGGGCACCGGCGAGCGCCCGGTCGCCGACGACGATCGTCGGCGAGGTCCGGATCCCCCGCGCCCTGCCCTCCAGGAGCAGCTCACGCACCCGCTCCTCCCCGGCGTCGCCCGCGAGCAGGGCAGGCCCCTCCGGGAACACGTCGCCGACCACGCCGGCCAGCACGTCCCGGTCGCTGATGTCCACGGCGTCGATGAAGTGGGCCCGCAGCAGCGACTCCACCACCGCGTCCTGCACGCCGGCGGGCTCGGCCAGCGCGATCAGCCGGTGGGCGTCGTGGCTGTTCGCCCGCCAGCCGGCACCCCACCGCGGCCCGAGACCCTCCTTCGCCGCGATCCGGTCGACCCGCAGCCGGTTCTCGGCCGGCGTGAGCCCGGGCGCGCAGGCTCGCAGCGCGTCGTCGGCGACCGGGTCGCCCAGCGCATCGGCGAGCGGCTCGGCCGGTACGGGCGCGAACGGGTCGATCCGGTAGGGCCGCCACACGATCTCGACGGGGACGTCGAGATCGGCGACCGCTCGCTCCACCCGCCGCTTGCCGATGTAGGCCCACGGGCAGACGACATCCATCCAGATCTCCACACGCATGCCACCACAGTACGCGACAGATGTCGTTTAGTCGACAGATGTCGTAGAGTGTGCGCCATGCCTCCGGACGATCCGCGCGCCCGACGCACCCGCGCGAGCCTGCGCGCCGCCGCCCTCGAACTGGCCGGCGAGCGCGACCCGGCCACCCTCACGCTCTCGGCCGTCGCGAGCCGCGCGGGCGTCAACCGGGCCACCGTCTACCTGCACTACCCCGACCTCGACGCGCTGTTCGCCGACGCGATGGAGGACGCCGTCGCCACCGTCGCCCGGGCCGCGCAGCTCTGCCCGCTCGACGCACCCCTCGACACCGCACCCCCGCCGCTCGTGGCGCTGTTCGAGCACGTCGGCGCGCACGCCACCCTCTACGCGCGGATGCTCGGCCCCCAGGGCAGCGCCCGCTTCTCCACCCGGCTGCGAGAGGCACTGGCCGAGGCGCTCCTGGAGCGCTTCCGGACCGGGGCGCGGCCCGCATCGTCCGACCGCGTGCCACTAGGCGTGCACGCCGCCTACCTCGCGGGCGCCCTCGTCGGCGTGATCGCGCACTGCGTCACGGCCGAGCCACGACCAGCGGCCGACTCCGCGACGGCCACGTGGCGCCTCCTCGTCCGGTAGCCCCGGATCATCGGTTGGGCGCCGCGCCGCGCCCTGCTCGCCAGCCGTAGATCGTTGTGTCCGTGACTGAGTGGCTTCCCGTCACCGGCCTCCGGTGCCTCGTGATCGGCAGGTCGGTGCGAGAACGGCCGGATCCGGCCGCGTTCGCGCCGAACCGCTGATCACGGCCGGCTCGGGTGCGTTCAGCGGAATGCGCCCGGTGCCGCTCGGGACGCGCCGTCTCGTGGGCGTGCCGTTCCGGCCCGAGCCGGGAACGGCGCGCCCACCGCAGCCGCGCCCGCCCAGATCGCCTCGACGGGCCGGTGTTGACGGCGCGCGAGCGGCATGATCCGAACTAGCGGTTGTCCATGGCTGTCGACACAACCATGGACAACCGCTACCGCGGATCATGGGAGGCAAGATCCCCTGTAGCGGTTCCTTACTGCTGTCGCCACAGCAATGGACAACCGCTCGGTGGTGGCCCCCACGCCGTCAACCGCACGCCGTGCTCCGAGCGCGACCGGCGAGCAGGGGTTCTACGCCTCGGCCGCGTTACTCGTGAGGGCCGTGACGACGGAGCGCTACGTGACGTCGTCGACGCTACGGGCGTTCGGGCGATCCTGATTCGGCCCCGCGCTCTCCCCGACAACACTGGGGTGGCCCGATTCGACGGCCGACGGCGTCGTGTCGATCCGGGAGGGTGCGGTGTCGATGTTCGAGGGCGACACGTCCAGCGGCGAAGGTTCGTCGGGATCGAGGTCGTCCCAGCCTTCGGCGGCGCGCTTGCGCGCCCGTCGCCTGTCGATGATGCGGGCGATCTGGATCGCGAGTTCGAACAGCAGGACGAGCGCGATGGAGAGCGCGATCATCGAGAACGGGTCCTGGCCCGGGGTGACGACCGCGGCGAACACGAACAGGCCGAAGATCAGGCCACGCCGCCAGGCCTTGAGGGTGGTGTAACTCAGAACGCCCGCAAGGTTGAGCATGACGACGAGCAACGGGAGCTCGAAGCTGACACCGAAGATCAGCAGCAGCGCGATGATCAGGCTGAAGTAGCTCTCACCGGTCAGCAGGGTGAGCTGGAGGCCGCCACCGACGGTGAGGAGGAAGTTCAGGCCCTGGGTGACGACGAAGTAGGCGAGCACAGCGCCTGCGACGAAGAGCACCGCCGCGGGAGCGACGAACGAGAGCGCGTAGCGCCGCTCCTTCTGGTACAGGCCCGGGGTGATGAAGCCCCACAGCTGGTAGAGCCACAACGGACACGCGAGGACGACCCCCGCGGTCACTGCGACTCGAAGCCGCAGGTTGAACTGGTCGAAGGCACCCGTCGCGGTCAGGATGCACGATCCGTCCCCGCTCAGGTTGGGCCGCACCTCCGCAGGTAGTGCGCAGTACGGGCCGATGAGCAGGTCGCCGAGACTGGGAACACCGAACAGCGCGACGCCGTACCACACGTACGCAACGACGGTGGTCAGCGCTACGCCGACGAGAGAGATCGCCAAACGGTTGCGCAGCTCGTAGAGATGCTCGACCAGCGACATCGTGCCGTCGGGGCTCTTCGTGCGCCTGCGCCCCCACGGCGGGATGAGTTTTGCCACCGCGACGGGCTACTGCGTGTTGGTGCCGTGGCCCGGTTGAGCCGACTTGGCGACTCCCTGCCCGTTCTGTGCGGTGTTCCCGGACTGCGGAAGGGCCGCAGGCGGTGTCGCAGCAGGCGGGTCGGCCGGCTTGTCGGCGGACTGCTCGGCGGGCTTGCCTGCCTCGTCGTCCTTCTTCAGGCCCTTCATCTCGCCCTTGAAGACGCGGGCGGACTGCCCCACCGACCGGGCCATCTCGGGGAGCCTCTTCGCGCCGAAGAGCAGCACGAGGACTCCGATGACGATGAGCCATTCCCAGCCACCCGGCATGGTCACTCTCCCTTCGTGGGGTACAGGAGGGATCCTACCCACTCCATGGGCCTGATCAGGGCCGCGGGCACCAGCAACCGGCCGGGGCAGGGATTCCGACCGGCCGGTGCCACGCAGCGCCGGCCCTGGCGAACCGGCGCACGGGTGGCAGAGCGAGGGCCAGCAGCACCAGGAGCAGCACGATCCCGCGGTATAGGTGTCGCGCAGGCCTCGACGGCGATCGGGCGGAAGAACTCTTCCTTCACCGCCTGCAGGTTCGTTGCCACTGTCATCCCCCGCAGCAGCAGTGCTGAGCGGTGAGCCGCGCAGCACCCCGAGAGCGGAGGGTGAAATGGCACGCATCGGTTTTCAGCCCAGGAAACTGCGGCAGCAGGCAGGCACGGTGAAGAACACGGCCGTTCGAACCGCCGCCACCGTCACGATCTCCATCGCGTTCTTCAGCACTGCCGCGGTCCAGGGGCAGGTGGCCCTCGCCGCGCCCGCGGGGTCGGCGCAGCCGGGCAACGCGACGAGCGTCAGCGTGGTGGAGCAGGTGCCGAACCAGGCCGGCCAGCGGTGCTTCGAGGCCACCGGAACGCACCACGCCAAGACGCTGATCGGCAACACCTTCTACAAGTTCACGCACAGCGCCGAGTTCTGCACCGACGGGACGAACGTCGTCGGTGTGGAGAACCGCGAGCACAGGTTCACCGATGCGTCCGCGTTCGCATCCTTCGGCGACGTCATCGAAGACTCGGTCGGCCGCATGCCGGCACCGGAGGTGACCAGCATCAAGAAGGCGCGCGTCGACAACTGCGTCCCCGTCAAGGGGTGCATCAGCTCCAAGTACCCGTTCGTCCGCCTCACGCTTCGCGCGGACGGCACCTGGTTCGCGACGACGGGCGAGTCGGAGGAGTCGTAACGGCCGGTTGCCGTCGCGGGCGGACGCGCCGCGGTTCAGGCCGAGCCGTGTCGTCGCTCGCCCGCCACGGCACGCAACACGGCCACGCGGTGCGCCACCCCCGCCCGCAGCGCAGCGCCTTCCCGGGCGAACCGACGCACGGGTGGCAGGGCGAGGAGCAGCAGCACCACGAGCAGCACGACCCCCACGCCCAGCGTGAGCATCACCGGCAGCATCTCAACCGTCCTCCGACTCCCGCTCGACCGCGTCGAGCGCCTCGCGCGCCCGCCGGGCCACGGCATCCACCAGCTCCGGCGGCTCCAGCAGCCGCGCCCCGCCGCCCAGGCCCAGCACGAGCCGGACCAACCACGTGGGATCGGCGTAGCGCAGCTGCACCTGCAGGCGCTCGTCGCCCAGCTCCACGACGTCGTCGACGGGGTAGTACTCGGCCACCCAGCGCGCCTCGCGTTCGAGCAGCAGCACCGCCGACCGGTGCTCGGCACTGGGCCGGAACAGCCCCTCCGACACGTCCGTGGGCTCCGCGTCCGGCGGCGGCGCGGCGGGCTCGTCGAGCACGGCGACGTCCTCGACGCGGTCGAGCCGGAACAGCCGCACCCCCTCGGCCCGCCGGCACCAGGCCTCCAGGTACCCGCGACCGTCGACGATCAGCAGCCGCATCGGGTCGATCGTGCGCTGCGAGACCGCGTCCCGCCCCGCCGTGTAGTACACGATCTGCATGGCCCGCCCCGCCGCGAGCGCGTCGCGCACCGCGGCCGTGGTGGCCGCCTCCTCCCGGCTCGGCCCGTCGATCGCGACGCCCGCCATCCCGGCGTCGCCCACGGCGCGCTCCACCTTCGCCGCCGCCCGCCGCACGGCCTCGGTGTCGGCGACGCCCGGCACGTCCGCGAGCGTGCGCAGCGCCATCAGCAGCGCCGTCGCCTCCGCGGTGGTGAGCCGCAGGGGCCGGCGCATCCCCGCGTCGTGGGTGACGGTGACGGTGTCGCCGGAGAACGACAGGTCGATCAGGTCGCCGGGGCCGTAACCGGGCAGCCCGCACATCCACAGCAGCTCGAGGTCGCGGCGCAGCTGCCTCTCGGAGATCCCGAGGTCGGCCGCCGCCTCCGCGACCGGGATGCCGGGGCGGGCCAGCAGGTAGGGCACCAGCGACAGCAGCCGCGGCAGCCGCTCGGTGACCCCGCCGCTCACCACTCGGCCTCGCCGTGCTCGCCCACCCCGTCGGCTGCCGAGCCACGAGGCTCGGCCGGCTTCGCCGGGCACCGCGCTGACGGCGCACTCGCACGCTCGCTCATGTCGTCTGCGCCAGCGGCTCGGTGTGGGCGGCCACCGACGCCGCCCAGTTCGCCCGCACGGCGTCGGCGAGGCGTTGGGGGGCGAGCACGGCGACGTCCGGGCCGTGGCCGGCGACCCAGCGGGCGAGGGTCTCCAGGGCGCGCAGGTCGAGCTCGACCTCGTCGCCCGGGCGCCCGGCGTGGACGCGCCGACCGACGACCCGGCCGAGGCGGCGCAGGCCGTGGGCGCGGCCGTCGGCGATCCAGACCCGCGCGATGTCGGTAGCCGGCGGTGGGTCGACGCCTTGACGGACCATGCCCATCAGGTCGACGCCCTCGGGCACCCGCACCGCGCCGGCCGGGCCGACCGGCGTGACGGGTTCCATGATCCGCGAGATGCGGAAGCAGCGGGGGGCGGCGCGGTCGCGGTCGTAGCAGCACAGGTACCAGCGCCCGCGCCACGACACCACGCCCCACGGCTCCACGGTGCGCCGCTGGACGGGCCCGCCCACGCCGCCGCGCTGGTGGTCGAACGTCACGGCCCGCCCGGCCCGCACGGCGGCGAGCAGCGGGGCGAAGGCGGGGTCGGCGGCCTGCACCCGCGGCTGGACCCGCCCCTGGTCCTCGTCGACCTCCACCCCGGCCGCGCGGAGCTTGACCAGCGCGCTGTGGGCCGGCATCGCGAGCTCCGGGGAGTCCCACAGCCGCGCCGCGAGCGCCACCGCGGCGGCCTCGTCCGGCTCGAGGTCGATGTCACCGAGCTCGTAGTCCTGGCGGGCGATCCGGTAGCCGTCGACGGTGTCGAAGCTGGACAGCCGCCCGGTCTCCAGCGGTACGCCGAGCTCGCGCAGCTCGGCCTTGTCGCGCTCGAACATCCGGAAGAACGCCTCGTCGCCGCGCGCGTCGGCGTACCCGGGCACGATCTGGCGGATCCGCTCCGCCGTGAGGAACTGCCGGGTGGACAGCAGGCAGAGAACCAGGTTCACCAGCCGCTCGGCCCGGGCAGAGGACACCACGGCATCGTACGGCCGGGCACGGCCTTCGCGCGGGCGACCGGCGGAAACGCGCCTACAGCGACGCGATCAGGCGTTCCACCCGCTCGTCCACGGCCCGGAACGGGTCCTTGCACAGCACGGTGCGCTGGGCCTGGTCGTTGAGCTTGAGGTGCACCCAGTCGACCGTGAAGTCGCGGCCGGCGGCCTGCGCGGCGGCGATGAAATCCCCGCGCAGCTTGGCCCGCGTTGTCTGCGGCGGGGTGTCCTTGGCCGCCTCGATCTCGCCGTCGTCGGTGACGCGGTCGACCATGCCCTTGCGCTGCAACAGGTCGAACAGCCCTCGGCCGCGGCGGATGTCGTGGTAGGCGAGGTCGAGCTGGGCGATCCGGGGGCTCGCGAGGTCGAGGCCGTTGCGGGCCCGGTAGCGCTCGACGAGCCGGTGCTTGATCGCCCAGTCGATCTCGCGGTCGATCAGCGACAGGTTCTGGCTCTCGACGGCGTCGAGGGTGCGTCCCCACAGGTCGAGCACGCGCGCGATGGTGGGATCGGCGCTGCCCCGCGTGCGGACGTGCTCGACGGCCTTGGCGTGGTACTCGCGCTGGATGTCCAGCGCACTGGCCTCGCGCCCGCCCGCGAGCCGCACGGTGCGGCGGCCGGTGAGGTCGTGGCTGATCTCGCGGATGGCGCGGATCGGGTTGTCGAGGGTGAAGTCCCGGAACTGGACGCCCGCCTCGATCATCTCCAGCACGAGCGTGGCCGACCCGACCTTGAGCAGGGTGGTGACCTCGGACATGTTGGAGTCACCGACGATGACGTGCAGCCGGCGGTAGCGCTCCGCGTCGGCGTGCGGCTCGTCGCGGGTGTTGATGATCGGCCGGGACCGCGTGGTGGCGCTGGAGACGCCCTCCCAGATGTGCTCGGCCCGCTGCGACAGGCAGTACACCGCGCCGCGCGGGGTCTGCAGCACCTTGCCGGCCCCGCAGATCAGCTGCCGGGTGACGAGGAACGGCAGCAGCACGTCGGCGATCCGGGAGAACTCGCCTGCCCGGGCCACCAGGTAGTTCTCGTGGCAACCGTAGGAGTTGCCCGCCGAGTCGGTGTTGTTCTTGAACAGGTAGATGTCACCGCCGATGCCCTCGTCGACCAGCCGGCGCTCGGCATCGACGAGGAGGTCCTCGAGGATGCGCTCCCCCGCCTTGTCGTGGGACACGAGCTGGGCGAGCGAGTCGCACTCCGCGGTGGCGTACTCGGGGTGGCTGCCCACGTCCAGGTAGAGGCGGGCCCCGTTGCGCAGGAACACGTTCGACGAACGCCCCCACGACACGACCCTGCGAAAGAGGTACCGGGCCACCTCGTCGGGCGAGAGGCGCCGCTGCCCGTGGAAGGTGCACGTGACCCCGAACTCGGTCTCGACGCCGTAGATCCGCCGCTGCATCCAGCAAGCGTAAGCGGAGAGAGCCTGGTCGTGTTACGCCTGTGACCGACTGGCCGTGTCGTGTCCTTCCTCCGGCCCTCGCCGATGGGCCGTGTGCGTACTGTCAAGTCGTGCTGCCCTGGATCCGGCGGGCCACCGACGAGGTGGTCGACGCCGATCGCGCGGTGTCGCGCAGGGTCTCGGCACTGCCGCCGAGCCCGTTCGACGCCGCCATGAAGACGGTCTCGACCGCCGCGAACCACAGCCTGCTGTGGTTCGCCGTCGCGGCGATCCTCGCCGCGCGCCGCGGTGCGAGCCGCAAGGCCGCCGCCCGCGGCGTGCTGGCCATCGCCGGCGCGAGCGCCACGGCCAACGGCCTGCTCAAGCCGCTGCTGCCGCGCAGGAGGCCGGCCGCTGCCGAGCTGCCGGCCTACCAGACCCTCCGCAACCCCCCGAAGTCGTCGTCGTTCCCGTCCGGGCACGCGGCGTCGGCGGCCGCGTTCACCACGGCCGTGGCGCTCGAGAGCCCGAAGCTGGGGCTCGCCGTCGCGCCGCTGGCCGCGTCCGTGGCCTACTCGCGGGTGCACGTCGGCGTGCACTGGGCCTCCGACGTGCTCGCGGGCGCCGCCGTCGGAGGCGGGATCGCGCTCGCCACCCGCCGCTGGTGGCCGGTCAGGCGCACCGACGAGGCGCGGGCCCGGCCTCTGGACGCCGTGCCCACGCTCCCTGACGGCAAGGGCCTGGTGCTGATTTCCAACCAGCGCTCGGGCGACCCGGAGTACGACCCGGCCGACGATCTGGAGAACGCCTTGCCGGCCGCCGTGGTGCTGCGGGCCGACCCCGACGAGGACATCGACGACCAGCTCGAGGCCGCCGTCACGGAGCGCGATCGGTGGGTGCGGGCGATCGGGGTCGCGGGCGGCGACGGGTCGGTGGCCGCGGCCGCGACCGTGGCGGGCCGCCGGAACCTGCCGCTCGTGGTGGTGCCCACGGGCACGCTGAACCACTTCGCCCGTGACGTCGGCGTGTACGACATGCAGGAGGCGGTCGACGCCACCGGCGCGGGCGAGGCCGTCGCCGTCGACCTCGGGGTGGTGGACGTCCACCCGGGGCGCGGCACCGACCCGGAGAGCGAGGCCGTCGTGCGGCAGCGCTACTTCCTCAACACCGCGAGCCTCGGCTCCTACCCGGACCTCGTGCGGTTGAGGGAGAAGTGGGAGGGCCGGTGGGGCAAGTGGCCCGCGTTCGCCGCGGCGCTGGTCGTGGTGCTCCGCCGGGCCGAGCCGGTGCGGATCAAGGTGGACGGACGCTGGCTCGCGGTCTGGCTGCTGTTCGTGGGCAACGGGCCCTACCACCCGCGGGGCATGGTGCCTGCCTGGCGCCCGTCGCTCGACTCCGGGCTGCTCGACGTGCGGTGGCTGCGGGCCGACATCCGCTTCTCCCGCCTGCGGGCGGTGGCCGCGCTCCTGCTGGGTGCGCTCGGGCACAGCCACGTCTACCACCAGCGCGAGGTCGGCGAGCTCGACGTCGAGCTGGCGGTCCCCGGCATGCTGGCCACCGACGGCGAGGTGGTCGAGGAGGCCGGGCGCTTCACGTTCCGGGTGGCCCGTCGGCCGGTGCCGGTCTACCGCCGCCACGAGGACAACTGGAGCGGCCGGGACCGCCCCTTCCTCGGGTGAGGCGAGCCGTCACGGCAGGATGACGCCACGATCGGCGGCAGAGCGGCCGTCGAGGCGGGTGACGGGGGGATGGCGACGGTGCGTGCTCTCGCGGTGACGGTGGCGGTCGTGTGCGTCCTTGCCGCGTCCGCCGCCCCGACGGCGGCTGCGGAGCCCGGTGAGCCGGACGCGGCGGCGATCGCCGATGTCGTGCGCGCGCACGTCGGGGCGACGCGGCTGCCGGGCGTGGCGGTCGCGGTGATCGACGAGGACAGGGTTGTGCATGTCGCGGGGTACGGCCACGACTCACGGGGCGAGCCGGTCACCGAGAAGACGCCGATGTGGCTCGGCGGGGTGTCCGAGTCGTTCACCGCGATGGCGCTGGCGCAGCTGGCGGGGTTCGGGTCCGTCCCGCTGGACGACCCGGTCGTCGCGCACCTGCCAGAGTTCACCACGGCCGACCCGCGATCCGCGCAGATCACCGTGCGCCAGCTGCTGGACCACACCTCCGGCCTGCCCGCTACGCACGACGCGTCGCAGGGACGCCCGCGGTCGCTGCAGGAGGCGGTGGCCGGGCTGGGCGACGTCACGCTCGCGGCACCGCCCGGGGAGCGGCGGGTGCGCAGCGAGCTCGGCTACCAGGTCGCTGCCCGGCTGGTGGAGGTGGCGGCGCAGCGCCCGTTCGACACGGTCCTCTGGGACCGCGTGCTCTTCCAGGTGGGCATGCACGCCACCGTGACGGTCGCGGGCACCCGGGACCTGGTGCCCGGCCTGGTGGACGGGCACGACCGGTTCCTCGGCGTCAGCAGGCCCCAGGCGGAGCCCGACCGGTTCGTCGGCGGGTCGGGCGGCATCGTGAGCACCGCTGCGGACGTCGCCACCTGGCTGCAGTTCAACGCCGGCTGGGGCCTGCGCACGGTCATGGCCGGTGACGGGCTGCGTG
This window harbors:
- a CDS encoding helix-turn-helix transcriptional regulator, with protein sequence MSGGVTERLPRLLSLVPYLLARPGIPVAEAAADLGISERQLRRDLELLWMCGLPGYGPGDLIDLSFSGDTVTVTHDAGMRRPLRLTTAEATALLMALRTLADVPGVADTEAVRRAAAKVERAVGDAGMAGVAIDGPSREEAATTAAVRDALAAGRAMQIVYYTAGRDAVSQRTIDPMRLLIVDGRGYLEAWCRRAEGVRLFRLDRVEDVAVLDEPAAPPPDAEPTDVSEGLFRPSAEHRSAVLLLEREARWVAEYYPVDDVVELGDERLQVQLRYADPTWLVRLVLGLGGGARLLEPPELVDAVARRAREALDAVERESEDG
- a CDS encoding helix-turn-helix transcriptional regulator, encoding MSSARAERLVNLVLCLLSTRQFLTAERIRQIVPGYADARGDEAFFRMFERDKAELRELGVPLETGRLSSFDTVDGYRIARQDYELGDIDLEPDEAAAVALAARLWDSPELAMPAHSALVKLRAAGVEVDEDQGRVQPRVQAADPAFAPLLAAVRAGRAVTFDHQRGGVGGPVQRRTVEPWGVVSWRGRWYLCCYDRDRAAPRCFRISRIMEPVTPVGPAGAVRVPEGVDLMGMVRQGVDPPPATDIARVWIADGRAHGLRRLGRVVGRRVHAGRPGDEVELDLRALETLARWVAGHGPDVAVLAPQRLADAVRANWAASVAAHTEPLAQTT
- the pafA gene encoding Pup--protein ligase; the protein is MQRRIYGVETEFGVTCTFHGQRRLSPDEVARYLFRRVVSWGRSSNVFLRNGARLYLDVGSHPEYATAECDSLAQLVSHDKAGERILEDLLVDAERRLVDEGIGGDIYLFKNNTDSAGNSYGCHENYLVARAGEFSRIADVLLPFLVTRQLICGAGKVLQTPRGAVYCLSQRAEHIWEGVSSATTRSRPIINTRDEPHADAERYRRLHVIVGDSNMSEVTTLLKVGSATLVLEMIEAGVQFRDFTLDNPIRAIREISHDLTGRRTVRLAGGREASALDIQREYHAKAVEHVRTRGSADPTIARVLDLWGRTLDAVESQNLSLIDREIDWAIKHRLVERYRARNGLDLASPRIAQLDLAYHDIRRGRGLFDLLQRKGMVDRVTDDGEIEAAKDTPPQTTRAKLRGDFIAAAQAAGRDFTVDWVHLKLNDQAQRTVLCKDPFRAVDERVERLIASL
- a CDS encoding phosphatase PAP2 family protein, producing MLPWIRRATDEVVDADRAVSRRVSALPPSPFDAAMKTVSTAANHSLLWFAVAAILAARRGASRKAAARGVLAIAGASATANGLLKPLLPRRRPAAAELPAYQTLRNPPKSSSFPSGHAASAAAFTTAVALESPKLGLAVAPLAASVAYSRVHVGVHWASDVLAGAAVGGGIALATRRWWPVRRTDEARARPLDAVPTLPDGKGLVLISNQRSGDPEYDPADDLENALPAAVVLRADPDEDIDDQLEAAVTERDRWVRAIGVAGGDGSVAAAATVAGRRNLPLVVVPTGTLNHFARDVGVYDMQEAVDATGAGEAVAVDLGVVDVHPGRGTDPESEAVVRQRYFLNTASLGSYPDLVRLREKWEGRWGKWPAFAAALVVVLRRAEPVRIKVDGRWLAVWLLFVGNGPYHPRGMVPAWRPSLDSGLLDVRWLRADIRFSRLRAVAALLLGALGHSHVYHQREVGELDVELAVPGMLATDGEVVEEAGRFTFRVARRPVPVYRRHEDNWSGRDRPFLG